Proteins from a genomic interval of Candidatus Nitrosocosmicus arcticus:
- a CDS encoding alpha/beta fold hydrolase, with product MYNKIIANYVNSMIDIYALQISYFNLYSEYSSVYLNVLLDESKKGIDKSLYERWISQIDIKLDEELRTDNFISTLSNFLLSLSRVIKDSKYYGLDKLIEEVISFNLTKYILDNSIFIPNRYDNKQNVTSYKIVGKINNIELINFIDEDRKTNNNTKPVLLVYAQINRFNIMDLTPEKSVVKNLMSHGLDVYLLKWDDLAYYNSNSTIEDYIELINEAIKLISSKTSIDKIPIIGYCWGGTLSLIFSSLFPKDVLSLTLVASPIDFSKDNSLLSLWSKSLEFDKIINELGHMKGTLLDIAFILRNPPRHLFDKYYKLSQKGDDPKFVELFFAVEKWLNNTPDIPGPFHKKFINSLYKENCLVKGNLILFNNDLVNLEKINFPVMTVTAVNDELVSFESTEAVLDHVKGSVKQIQIPGGHVGLCIGRKAHDKVWPEVANWIKINYDNSNLTTNIKSSHLNQEIDRSILL from the coding sequence TTGTACAATAAAATAATAGCGAATTATGTTAATTCTATGATAGATATCTATGCTCTTCAAATTTCCTACTTTAACTTGTATAGTGAATACTCCTCTGTTTACTTAAATGTGCTATTAGATGAATCTAAAAAAGGAATCGATAAATCCCTTTATGAAAGATGGATTTCACAAATTGATATCAAGTTAGATGAAGAATTACGAACAGATAACTTTATTTCTACATTGTCTAACTTTCTTTTATCTCTGTCACGAGTCATAAAAGATTCAAAATATTATGGCCTTGATAAGTTAATTGAAGAGGTAATAAGTTTTAATCTAACTAAATATATCTTAGACAATTCAATTTTTATTCCTAATAGGTATGATAATAAACAGAACGTTACTAGCTATAAAATAGTTGGTAAAATAAATAACATTGAATTAATAAACTTTATAGATGAGGATCGTAAAACTAATAATAATACAAAGCCAGTACTTTTGGTATATGCTCAAATTAATAGATTTAATATAATGGATCTTACACCTGAAAAAAGTGTAGTTAAAAATTTAATGTCGCATGGGCTAGATGTATATTTGTTAAAATGGGATGATTTAGCATACTATAATTCAAACTCTACAATAGAGGATTATATTGAATTAATTAATGAAGCAATTAAATTAATAAGCTCTAAAACTTCTATTGATAAAATTCCAATAATAGGTTATTGCTGGGGAGGAACTCTTTCGTTAATATTTTCATCCCTATTTCCAAAAGATGTTTTGTCTTTGACATTAGTTGCCTCGCCAATAGATTTTTCTAAAGATAATAGTTTGCTTTCACTATGGTCTAAATCTTTAGAATTTGACAAAATAATAAATGAATTAGGACATATGAAGGGAACTTTATTAGATATTGCATTCATTTTAAGGAATCCTCCAAGACATCTTTTTGACAAATATTATAAATTATCACAAAAAGGAGATGATCCTAAATTTGTTGAGCTATTTTTTGCGGTTGAAAAATGGTTGAATAATACTCCAGATATTCCGGGACCATTTCATAAAAAATTTATTAACTCGCTATATAAAGAAAATTGCTTAGTCAAGGGAAACTTGATCCTTTTTAACAATGATTTAGTTAATCTAGAGAAAATCAATTTTCCGGTAATGACTGTAACAGCAGTTAATGACGAATTAGTATCATTTGAATCCACAGAAGCAGTTTTAGATCATGTCAAAGGCAGTGTTAAACAAATTCAAATTCCTGGAGGACACGTAGGTCTTTGTATCGGTAGAAAGGCTCATGATAAAGTTTGGCCAGAGGTAGCAAACTGGATAAAAATTAATTATGACAATTCAAATCTAACAACTAATATTAAAAGCTCACACTTAAATCAAGAAATAGATAGATCGATTTTACTTTAG
- a CDS encoding acetate--CoA ligase family protein: MGSSILSPRSIAVIGATDKVGSVGHAITSNIIKDFKGLVFPINPTKDFVLGVKTFKSVMDVPHEVELAVIVTKNTIVPKILEECGIKKVGGVIIITAGFKETGKEGIKLEDEVRTIAQRYGIRVIGPNCLGVMNLDPDVMMNATFLKRIPKPGNIALVSQSGAICAALVEDASAKDLGFSAVVSMGNKMDQTEVEILEILSSHQQTKVIVMYLEDMRDGHKFINICKQITKHNSIKKPVLVLKSGRSARGAKAAMSHTGALMGSDVVYDTVLRQAGAIRVDTMEELFDYAAAFAKQPMLSKGDLLIISNAGGPAIISTDICEKFGLRMADISDIRPRIDALIPPWGSSRNPVDIVGDADHERFKNVLDVVLAHPNVGSVVTMCTPSATLDYDKLAEVIVAMSKKYDKTMIASLMGQDEGLRNKQILANGCIPYYNYSEEAIRSLNAVLQFAEWLKLPEGVIANYDANKNEVQELLRRVKDEGRSTLLQEEGMEVLNYYGLPIPLGKIAKTEDEAEMIAKELGYPVVMKISSPQMSHKSDAGGVRVNIKNGEEARDAFVQITKNVKLSNPDAEISGILVQEMVMGGKEMIIGSKQEPGFGAVLMFGMGGIYVQFLGDMVFRVAPVTDMETSRMINSIRTSQILHGVRGEKPYDTKKLAECIQRISQLVTDFPQIKELDLNPTVVFEEGKGCKVVDVRMGL, from the coding sequence ATGGGTTCTTCTATTCTCTCCCCACGTTCTATTGCGGTAATAGGTGCTACAGACAAAGTGGGAAGTGTAGGTCATGCAATAACTTCAAATATTATTAAAGATTTCAAGGGATTAGTTTTTCCTATAAATCCGACCAAAGATTTCGTCCTAGGTGTAAAAACATTCAAAAGTGTAATGGATGTTCCCCATGAAGTTGAGTTGGCTGTTATAGTAACGAAGAACACAATTGTTCCAAAGATACTGGAAGAATGTGGAATAAAGAAGGTAGGAGGGGTAATTATAATCACCGCAGGTTTCAAAGAAACTGGTAAGGAGGGAATAAAACTTGAGGATGAAGTAAGAACTATTGCTCAAAGATATGGTATTAGAGTAATAGGACCAAATTGCCTTGGGGTCATGAATTTAGATCCTGATGTGATGATGAATGCCACATTTCTTAAAAGAATCCCGAAGCCCGGAAACATTGCACTGGTATCTCAAAGCGGCGCGATATGTGCTGCCTTGGTGGAGGATGCAAGTGCAAAAGATCTCGGCTTTTCTGCGGTAGTCAGTATGGGAAACAAAATGGATCAAACTGAGGTTGAGATACTTGAAATACTGTCTTCGCATCAGCAGACCAAGGTTATAGTGATGTATCTTGAAGACATGCGAGATGGTCACAAATTTATTAACATTTGTAAGCAAATAACAAAACACAATAGTATCAAAAAACCTGTTTTAGTCTTAAAATCTGGTCGCAGTGCACGCGGTGCAAAAGCTGCAATGTCACATACAGGTGCGCTGATGGGTTCAGATGTGGTCTATGATACGGTACTAAGACAGGCAGGTGCAATACGAGTTGATACCATGGAGGAATTGTTTGATTACGCAGCGGCTTTTGCCAAACAACCGATGCTATCCAAAGGAGACCTACTAATAATTTCTAATGCAGGAGGTCCTGCTATAATCTCTACCGACATATGCGAAAAATTTGGTTTAAGAATGGCTGATATTTCAGATATACGACCAAGGATAGATGCATTGATACCGCCTTGGGGCAGTTCCCGAAATCCAGTAGATATAGTAGGCGACGCGGACCATGAACGCTTTAAAAATGTCCTTGATGTTGTTCTTGCTCATCCAAATGTAGGTTCTGTGGTAACAATGTGTACGCCTTCTGCGACCCTTGACTATGACAAGCTTGCCGAGGTAATTGTTGCAATGTCAAAAAAATATGACAAGACGATGATCGCAAGTCTAATGGGACAAGACGAAGGCCTTAGAAATAAACAGATTCTGGCCAATGGATGCATCCCTTATTACAATTACTCCGAAGAAGCAATAAGATCACTCAATGCAGTATTGCAATTTGCCGAATGGTTGAAGCTCCCGGAAGGTGTTATTGCGAATTATGATGCGAACAAAAATGAGGTTCAGGAATTGTTAAGAAGAGTAAAAGATGAGGGACGATCTACTCTCCTTCAAGAGGAAGGAATGGAAGTTTTGAACTATTATGGTCTTCCAATTCCACTAGGCAAAATTGCCAAAACTGAAGATGAGGCTGAAATGATTGCAAAGGAACTAGGATATCCAGTAGTAATGAAAATATCTTCACCACAAATGTCGCACAAATCTGATGCAGGTGGAGTAAGAGTAAATATCAAAAACGGAGAAGAAGCAAGAGATGCCTTTGTACAGATAACTAAGAATGTCAAGCTATCTAACCCTGACGCTGAAATCAGTGGGATTCTTGTGCAGGAGATGGTCATGGGTGGTAAGGAGATGATAATTGGTTCCAAGCAAGAGCCTGGCTTTGGAGCTGTGTTGATGTTTGGAATGGGTGGCATTTATGTCCAATTTCTAGGAGATATGGTGTTCAGGGTCGCACCAGTTACGGATATGGAAACATCCCGCATGATAAACTCAATTAGGACAAGTCAAATTCTCCATGGGGTACGTGGTGAGAAACCATACGATACAAAGAAGTTGGCAGAATGCATACAAAGAATATCACAGCTTGTTACAGATTTTCCTCAAATCAAGGAACTTGACTTGAATCCTACTGTAGTTTTTGAGGAGGGTAAGGGATGCAAGGTAGTAGATGTTAGGATGGGTCTTTAG
- a CDS encoding universal stress protein — MKILALVDGSEHSLKALDYLIQLLNQFGSSQNTSKNNTKNNPEIIILNVLPTFHTPSGIKTEIKSIKDNKSISLDEYTNKVKETIKTEWIKNLEELKTKYEKTGFRTRTKILKGSHSSRYIAYSIIKFVDDQRVDLIVLGSVGLGGISKNRALGSVTRNLAEISTCPVLIVP; from the coding sequence ATGAAAATTTTGGCATTAGTTGACGGTTCTGAGCATTCATTAAAGGCATTAGACTATTTGATACAACTACTGAACCAGTTTGGTTCAAGTCAAAATACATCTAAGAATAATACTAAAAATAATCCCGAAATAATAATCCTGAATGTGTTACCAACCTTTCATACACCATCCGGAATTAAAACCGAAATCAAGTCTATCAAAGACAATAAAAGTATTTCATTGGATGAATATACTAATAAAGTGAAAGAAACGATAAAAACGGAATGGATTAAAAATCTTGAAGAGCTCAAAACAAAATATGAGAAAACAGGATTTCGTACAAGAACAAAAATACTTAAGGGAAGTCATTCTAGTCGCTATATTGCTTACAGTATAATCAAATTTGTAGATGACCAACGGGTGGATCTTATAGTTTTAGGGAGTGTCGGTTTAGGAGGGATCTCTAAAAATAGAGCACTTGGTAGCGTCACTAGAAATCTAGCAGAAATATCTACGTGTCCCGTTTTAATCGTGCCTTGA
- a CDS encoding VIT1/CCC1 transporter family protein, which produces MNWSIEDFVYGAIDGAVTTFAVVAGIVGGITFSISCSDFRVCKLVCRWFCNGDR; this is translated from the coding sequence TTGAATTGGTCCATTGAAGATTTTGTATATGGCGCTATTGATGGAGCTGTTACAACTTTTGCAGTTGTAGCAGGTATTGTAGGGGGCATCACTTTCTCCATCAGTTGTTCTGATTTTAGGGTTTGTAAACTTGTTTGCCGATGGTTTTGCAATGGCGATAGGTAA
- a CDS encoding adenylate kinase family protein, which produces MKIILSGTPGVGKHTVAAILSSLFDKVPIVDINKIILSENLLISSQRGNHDVDIQKSFDFLTLMLSKKEYQDSIIVGHLAPYVVDPLLVDLAVILRRSPYELRKIYEDRLYSQTKISDNMVAEILGIISYDALKNFEFSKLSELEIATGVLPSLSAQKIVNMYMDKKQRSFGNIDWLPLIQNDPNMLKFLK; this is translated from the coding sequence TTGAAAATAATACTTTCTGGAACACCTGGTGTTGGCAAACATACCGTCGCTGCTATACTCTCATCTTTGTTTGATAAAGTACCAATTGTTGATATAAATAAGATAATTTTATCTGAAAATCTTTTGATTTCTTCCCAAAGAGGAAATCATGATGTAGATATTCAAAAGTCATTTGATTTTTTGACTTTGATGCTTTCTAAAAAAGAATATCAGGATAGTATCATCGTTGGGCATCTTGCACCTTATGTAGTAGATCCGCTGTTAGTAGACCTTGCAGTAATATTAAGAAGGTCTCCATACGAATTAAGAAAAATATATGAAGACAGATTATATTCACAAACTAAAATTAGTGACAATATGGTTGCTGAGATCTTGGGCATAATATCTTATGATGCATTAAAAAACTTTGAATTTTCTAAGCTTTCTGAATTGGAGATCGCAACTGGTGTTTTACCATCCTTATCTGCTCAAAAGATTGTCAATATGTATATGGATAAGAAGCAAAGATCTTTTGGAAACATCGATTGGTTGCCACTCATTCAAAATGATCCGAATATGTTGAAATTTTTGAAATAA
- a CDS encoding Lsm family RNA-binding protein, with protein MAALISRRFAEESVQFLGKKVSIETSDNKTYSGILTGLNEKFDLILDHVDSQQIQKLMINGLFVKEVKLLEKPFDLKALSERLSRVFPGLVKIREDVGAIIVMDKIKVTESGIEEGSGLSASRVKAIYDEFLRESKN; from the coding sequence ATGGCTGCTTTAATTTCAAGAAGATTTGCTGAAGAAAGTGTACAATTTTTAGGAAAAAAGGTTTCAATTGAGACTTCCGACAATAAAACTTATTCTGGTATTTTGACTGGTTTAAATGAAAAATTTGATTTAATATTGGACCATGTAGACTCTCAACAAATCCAAAAACTAATGATAAACGGTTTATTCGTAAAAGAGGTAAAGCTCTTAGAGAAGCCATTTGATTTGAAAGCTCTTTCTGAAAGATTGTCAAGAGTATTCCCTGGATTAGTAAAGATTCGAGAGGATGTAGGCGCAATCATTGTGATGGATAAAATCAAAGTGACCGAATCTGGAATCGAAGAAGGATCTGGTTTGTCTGCTTCACGTGTAAAAGCTATATACGATGAATTCCTTAGGGAGTCAAAGAATTAA
- the tgtA gene encoding tRNA guanosine(15) transglycosylase TgtA, producing MVFEVKCTDLAARIGKLTTPHGSFETPSFIPVIHPVKQQISPSFLKSLGFECIITNAYIAFKFYGEKAEKQGIHQIVNFDGPIMTDSGGYQVLEYGKVNVTPSIMAQFELDIGSDIPVPLDKPTGYGLPYNTAKSYVDETISNIDETIDIIRKNRADQNDDNSNDDILSSKGEIWTGTIQGAEHFDLVRYSASLLDKKGFSFFAIGSPVELMEAYEFSTLARLIEATKLSIPNKPIHLFGAGHPLTIPLAVALGCDTFDSASYILYAKANRYMSPSGTLRLEDLSYLPCCCPVCSYYSVKELIEEIPQTRIINLAKHNLYVLKQEMSAVKQSIYDGRLWEYVLQKARSHPKLMDAIHAIKNFEYIQQNTPVFKQKAIYLFEPIDQFRPELKNYRNMLIDNYKSPSNNILLLYPDQGIRPFYSSSVLQKLSSTFPDASICLYNPFFGLIPVEISDIYPTSHNIFTKHFDEYDPKSYTEFLKLLNSFLKNNTFKSIHIIANKFIKKLLPIIELPKETEVIIEDFIGYKLD from the coding sequence TTGGTATTTGAGGTGAAATGTACTGATTTAGCTGCTCGGATCGGTAAATTAACCACTCCTCATGGTTCTTTTGAAACTCCATCTTTTATACCTGTAATTCATCCAGTCAAACAACAAATCAGCCCAAGTTTTTTAAAAAGTCTTGGCTTTGAATGTATAATAACAAATGCCTATATAGCATTCAAGTTTTATGGTGAAAAAGCCGAAAAACAGGGAATTCATCAAATCGTTAATTTTGATGGACCTATAATGACAGATTCAGGGGGTTACCAAGTGCTAGAATATGGTAAAGTCAATGTAACACCTTCGATAATGGCCCAATTTGAACTTGATATTGGTAGTGATATTCCAGTTCCATTAGATAAACCAACAGGCTACGGTTTGCCTTATAATACGGCCAAATCCTATGTGGATGAAACTATTTCAAATATAGATGAAACAATCGATATCATAAGGAAAAATCGAGCTGATCAGAATGATGATAATAGCAATGATGATATTTTATCATCAAAAGGTGAAATATGGACCGGAACAATCCAGGGAGCTGAGCATTTTGATCTAGTACGGTATTCCGCCTCACTTTTGGATAAAAAGGGCTTTTCATTTTTTGCAATCGGTAGCCCAGTTGAACTGATGGAAGCTTACGAGTTTTCTACGCTCGCCCGTCTCATAGAAGCTACCAAATTATCCATACCAAACAAGCCTATCCATTTATTTGGTGCAGGTCATCCCTTAACAATACCTCTTGCTGTTGCATTAGGTTGTGATACATTTGATTCCGCATCGTATATTTTGTACGCAAAAGCTAATCGTTATATGAGTCCTTCAGGGACACTGAGGTTAGAAGATCTTTCATATTTACCGTGCTGCTGTCCTGTTTGCTCATATTATTCAGTTAAAGAGTTGATCGAGGAAATCCCTCAAACCAGAATTATTAATCTTGCTAAACATAATTTGTATGTTCTAAAACAGGAGATGTCTGCAGTAAAGCAATCAATTTATGATGGTAGGCTTTGGGAATACGTACTACAAAAAGCAAGATCTCATCCCAAATTAATGGATGCGATTCATGCAATTAAGAATTTTGAATATATTCAACAAAATACTCCTGTCTTCAAGCAAAAGGCAATCTATTTGTTTGAACCAATAGATCAGTTTAGACCAGAGCTAAAAAATTATCGCAATATGCTAATTGATAACTACAAATCGCCCAGCAATAATATCTTACTTTTATATCCAGATCAGGGGATAAGACCATTCTATTCCTCCTCTGTATTACAAAAACTTTCCAGTACATTTCCTGATGCTTCTATTTGTCTTTATAATCCTTTTTTTGGCTTGATTCCAGTTGAAATATCAGATATTTATCCTACCTCTCATAATATCTTTACAAAACATTTTGACGAATATGACCCTAAAAGTTATACTGAATTCCTGAAATTATTAAACTCTTTCTTAAAAAATAATACTTTTAAATCAATTCATATAATTGCTAATAAGTTCATTAAAAAATTACTCCCTATTATTGAACTCCCAAAGGAGACTGAAGTCATAATTGAAGATTTTATTGGTTATAAATTAGATTAA
- a CDS encoding proteasome subunit beta encodes MHVNDDRYPQQILDQIKKGTTTCALTCSDGVVLAADTRASAGLFIADRHVMKIQKVDNHLGMTIAGGVADAQNLVDTMRYNANIYRLSKKEPIPVSSAARLCSNILFNQRYFPFYVQIIMGGFDFRQQKGQIYNIDLFGSMTTESFISTGSGSPVAYGYLESEFKEGMSVNEAYKVAIQAIAAAIRRNAGTGDSINAVIIDKNGYTELSKEIKDSVGAKF; translated from the coding sequence ATGCATGTTAATGATGATCGATATCCTCAACAAATTTTAGATCAAATTAAAAAAGGAACAACTACTTGTGCTCTTACCTGTAGTGATGGTGTAGTATTAGCTGCAGATACAAGAGCAAGTGCAGGATTATTTATTGCAGACAGGCATGTAATGAAAATACAAAAAGTTGATAATCATTTAGGTATGACAATTGCAGGTGGTGTTGCAGATGCTCAAAATCTAGTTGATACAATGAGATACAACGCAAATATATACAGATTATCTAAAAAAGAGCCCATTCCAGTCAGTTCTGCTGCAAGACTCTGTTCCAACATTCTATTTAATCAAAGATACTTTCCCTTTTATGTTCAAATTATCATGGGAGGATTTGATTTTCGTCAGCAAAAAGGACAAATTTATAATATAGATTTATTCGGTTCGATGACTACAGAAAGCTTTATTTCAACTGGTAGTGGGTCCCCCGTTGCATATGGATATTTAGAGTCAGAATTTAAAGAAGGAATGAGCGTAAATGAAGCTTATAAAGTAGCAATTCAAGCCATTGCCGCAGCAATTAGAAGAAATGCAGGTACCGGAGACAGCATAAACGCAGTAATAATAGATAAAAATGGATATACAGAATTATCTAAAGAAATTAAAGATAGCGTAGGCGCTAAATTTTAA
- the leuC gene encoding 3-isopropylmalate dehydratase large subunit, whose protein sequence is MAQTLYDKIWDNHVVYSDESSDLSLLYIDRHYVHEVTSPQAFDGLRINERSVRRPDLTFATVDHNVPTTNRSLPIVDQISSLQIKTLENNCKEFGIRLFDIHDKYQGIVHVIGPELGLTLPGSTIVCGDSHTSTHGAFGSLAFGIGTSEVEHVLATQCLWMKKSKNFEIVLNGGLKQNHAISSKDVILNIIRKIGTSGGSGSVIEYKGNYISSLTMEKRMTICNMSIEAGARAGLVAPDDITFEYVRGRVFSPKNELFDKQIENWKDLRSDNGAQYDKTFSIDIDNLAPQVTWGTNPAMTIDVDSAIPSPDEYSKGNDDEKKSAIKALEYMNLKPGLPITDISVDRVFIGSCTNARLEDLIEASNAVKGKKVSSNVKAMVVPGSQQVKIAAEKLGLDKIFINAGFDWREPGCSMCLGMNPDILQAGERCASTSNRNFEGRQGTGGRTHLVSPLMAAAAAIAGKFVDVREWV, encoded by the coding sequence TTGGCACAAACTCTATACGACAAGATTTGGGATAATCACGTAGTATATTCTGATGAAAGTAGTGATTTGTCGCTTTTATATATTGATAGACATTATGTGCATGAAGTAACTTCACCTCAAGCTTTTGATGGCCTTAGGATTAACGAGAGAAGTGTTAGAAGACCTGATCTTACTTTTGCTACTGTAGATCATAACGTTCCAACTACGAACCGGTCCTTGCCCATTGTGGATCAAATCTCATCGTTACAGATAAAAACATTGGAAAATAATTGCAAAGAATTTGGAATAAGACTTTTTGATATTCATGATAAGTATCAAGGGATAGTTCATGTAATTGGCCCAGAATTGGGATTGACGCTCCCAGGAAGTACGATTGTTTGTGGTGATAGCCATACCTCTACTCACGGGGCATTTGGATCCCTGGCTTTTGGTATAGGTACCAGTGAAGTAGAACATGTATTGGCGACTCAATGTCTATGGATGAAAAAGTCAAAAAATTTTGAAATAGTTTTGAATGGCGGTTTAAAGCAAAACCATGCTATATCTTCTAAAGATGTTATATTAAACATTATTAGAAAAATAGGTACATCTGGTGGGTCAGGATCAGTGATTGAATATAAGGGAAACTACATTTCATCCCTCACAATGGAAAAACGCATGACTATTTGTAATATGTCTATCGAAGCAGGTGCTCGAGCAGGTCTTGTTGCTCCAGATGATATTACTTTTGAATATGTAAGGGGAAGAGTCTTTTCTCCCAAAAATGAATTATTTGATAAACAAATAGAGAATTGGAAGGATCTCAGATCTGATAACGGAGCGCAATACGATAAGACTTTCTCCATTGATATCGATAATCTTGCTCCTCAAGTTACTTGGGGCACTAATCCAGCTATGACTATCGATGTGGACTCTGCAATACCTTCTCCTGATGAATATTCTAAAGGAAATGATGATGAAAAAAAATCTGCTATTAAGGCCCTCGAATACATGAATCTGAAACCGGGTTTACCAATTACTGATATTTCCGTGGATCGAGTTTTTATCGGTTCTTGTACAAATGCAAGGTTGGAAGATTTAATCGAAGCTTCTAATGCGGTGAAAGGAAAAAAAGTGTCTTCTAATGTTAAAGCAATGGTCGTCCCCGGATCACAGCAGGTAAAAATTGCTGCCGAAAAGTTGGGGTTGGATAAAATTTTTATCAATGCTGGTTTTGATTGGAGAGAGCCCGGGTGTAGTATGTGTTTAGGCATGAATCCTGATATACTTCAAGCTGGTGAAAGATGTGCTAGCACTTCAAATAGAAATTTTGAAGGACGTCAAGGTACCGGGGGACGTACTCACCTTGTTAGTCCTTTGATGGCTGCGGCCGCTGCAATAGCCGGAAAGTTTGTTGATGTGAGAGAATGGGTTTAA
- the leuD gene encoding 3-isopropylmalate dehydratase small subunit: MEPFKNLTSKVVPLDIANIDTDQIIPKQFLKLLGKTGYGEYLFFNWRYDNQGIPLEDFVLNSPLFSGRQILLTRENFGIGSSREHAVWALKDYGFKVILGVSFADIFYNNCSKNGVLVIKMDKNTIEDFFSSKINENFEIDLIQQQIKINSEVFGFDVDPTLKNYLVNGLDEISKTLELGNHIKKYEDKNKVSVEYESMI, from the coding sequence ATGGAACCTTTTAAGAATCTGACAAGCAAGGTAGTTCCGCTTGATATTGCGAATATTGATACAGATCAGATCATTCCAAAGCAATTCTTAAAACTTTTGGGCAAAACTGGATACGGTGAATATTTATTTTTTAATTGGCGTTATGATAACCAGGGAATACCATTAGAGGATTTTGTATTAAACTCGCCCCTATTTAGTGGAAGACAGATTCTCTTAACGCGTGAGAATTTTGGTATAGGAAGCTCAAGAGAGCATGCGGTCTGGGCCCTTAAGGATTACGGATTCAAAGTAATACTTGGGGTATCTTTTGCAGATATTTTTTACAATAATTGTTCTAAAAATGGTGTTTTGGTCATCAAAATGGACAAAAATACAATCGAGGATTTCTTTTCCTCCAAAATAAACGAAAACTTTGAAATTGACTTAATACAACAACAAATTAAGATAAATTCTGAAGTCTTTGGTTTTGATGTTGATCCTACGTTAAAAAATTACTTGGTAAATGGATTAGATGAAATTTCCAAAACTCTAGAACTAGGAAATCATATCAAGAAATATGAGGATAAGAATAAAGTTTCTGTGGAATATGAAAGTATGATATAA
- a CDS encoding translation initiation factor IF-6, producing the protein MGIFRYDLYKSPNVGIFAKSNDKLVLLPHGYAETKFKKITEILEVNPIFVSIAGNRIIGPMVVLNNNGMLLPSTASEDEVVHLKHETGLNVSKLDSKLTAIGNLISTNDKGAIVSPLFKNEFDKQIGDVLGVEAHTMSVADFNQTGSLIVSTNGGAAVHPKATEKEVEIISSVLKVEVEPLTINGGIPYLSSGIVWNTQSLIVGNLTTGPELIMLSRAFKM; encoded by the coding sequence TTGGGTATTTTCAGGTATGACTTGTATAAAAGTCCTAATGTAGGTATATTTGCAAAATCTAACGATAAACTAGTTTTACTTCCACATGGTTATGCTGAGACGAAGTTTAAGAAAATAACGGAAATTTTAGAAGTGAATCCAATTTTTGTTTCTATAGCAGGAAATAGAATAATTGGTCCTATGGTGGTCCTAAATAATAATGGAATGCTGCTGCCTTCAACAGCATCAGAGGATGAGGTGGTGCATCTAAAACATGAAACTGGATTGAATGTATCCAAGCTAGATTCAAAATTGACGGCTATAGGCAATCTAATATCCACTAATGATAAAGGAGCAATAGTGTCTCCATTATTCAAGAATGAGTTTGATAAACAAATAGGTGATGTTTTAGGAGTAGAGGCTCACACCATGTCTGTTGCTGATTTCAATCAAACTGGTTCGCTCATTGTATCAACAAATGGTGGTGCTGCCGTACATCCAAAGGCCACAGAGAAGGAGGTCGAAATTATTTCATCAGTCTTAAAGGTGGAGGTAGAACCTTTAACTATCAATGGTGGTATTCCGTATCTATCATCGGGCATTGTTTGGAACACTCAGTCTTTGATTGTAGGTAATCTGACCACAGGGCCAGAATTAATAATGTTGAGTAGGGCGTTCAAAATGTAG